The following are encoded together in the Fimbriimonadaceae bacterium genome:
- a CDS encoding HNH endonuclease, translating to MRLKQVELSILFVYIGWAERYDGTEPIEGDFSYFKRPSAVISEASAFHPDKDGLYRCGIGRGELGGKRLNVVFVARNRKSNQLKIVGIYVDARVEMDDDWAVAVCNKAILIPSQRRTTLGHWPSGQGLRRWAWRRDTKGKEYPLLRKEFNQLLTNLSRLQVRKKKDIIETDSDFDGFEGVLKRRFVVHRSREHRLRRAKIRQVLSLNKGKLKCEVPRCGFDFSKRYGELGMGYAHVHHLKPLGSMPDKGSSSNLADLAVVCANCHAMIHKSGESRPLETLIPS from the coding sequence ATGAGGCTCAAGCAAGTCGAATTATCGATCCTGTTCGTTTACATTGGATGGGCAGAACGTTATGACGGTACCGAACCTATTGAAGGGGATTTTTCGTACTTCAAGAGACCGTCAGCAGTTATTTCTGAGGCCTCCGCATTCCATCCTGATAAAGACGGACTTTACCGTTGCGGAATCGGTCGCGGTGAATTAGGTGGTAAACGACTGAATGTTGTTTTTGTTGCACGTAACAGGAAGAGCAATCAGCTTAAGATTGTTGGGATTTATGTCGATGCACGAGTTGAGATGGATGATGATTGGGCGGTAGCTGTGTGCAATAAGGCAATTCTAATTCCATCACAGCGTCGTACGACGCTAGGCCACTGGCCTAGTGGCCAGGGTTTACGTCGTTGGGCATGGAGAAGAGACACTAAGGGCAAGGAGTATCCCTTATTACGCAAAGAATTTAACCAGCTATTGACGAATCTGTCACGGTTACAGGTGAGGAAGAAAAAAGATATTATAGAGACGGATTCTGACTTCGATGGGTTCGAAGGGGTTCTGAAGCGCCGCTTTGTTGTACATCGATCACGTGAGCATCGTTTAAGACGCGCCAAAATCCGTCAAGTCTTGAGTTTGAACAAAGGTAAGTTGAAATGCGAAGTTCCCCGCTGTGGCTTCGATTTCAGTAAGCGCTACGGTGAGTTGGGAATGGGTTATGCGCATGTTCACCATCTTAAGCCATTGGGCTCAATGCCAGACAAGGGAAGTAGTTCGAACCTGGCTGATCTCGCTGTAGTGTGCGCTAATTGTCACGCCATGATTCATAAATCAGGGGAGTCCAGACCTCTGGAAACATTAATTCCTTCGTAA
- a CDS encoding DUF2441 domain-containing protein: MLENISDGTFFHLNSNANGSLHSPMMVGDIVQVGSKSNPFFAFLENLSLTYQVTNSERGTVENIPALTFLRRVEGKNITTSALPAIAFHTAKCFLHLAREMYWEKVRHEEFPEAPSRQRGIWLVRTYEDAKRWANHMGWHPAVFRIVRVTASGRALNTDGNRIPDNCEPLAIWHEKAQAYWMGKDSDQPLPEVLFEGTLRVEEIMPFRDTGSDISGAGISAKPNPEAILE, encoded by the coding sequence ACGTTTTTCCATCTGAATTCGAACGCCAACGGTTCTCTACATTCTCCCATGATGGTCGGCGACATCGTTCAAGTGGGCAGTAAGTCGAATCCCTTCTTCGCATTCTTGGAAAATCTCTCCTTGACATATCAAGTGACCAATAGTGAGCGAGGCACTGTTGAGAACATACCAGCTTTAACGTTTTTGCGACGCGTTGAGGGGAAAAACATAACTACATCCGCTTTACCCGCCATAGCCTTCCACACCGCTAAATGTTTTCTTCACCTCGCTCGCGAAATGTATTGGGAGAAGGTGAGGCACGAAGAATTTCCGGAGGCACCGTCACGGCAGCGAGGTATCTGGTTAGTGAGGACCTATGAGGATGCGAAAAGGTGGGCGAACCATATGGGATGGCACCCTGCAGTATTTCGCATTGTGAGAGTGACGGCGTCAGGTCGTGCGCTAAATACCGACGGAAACCGTATACCCGACAACTGTGAACCTCTGGCTATATGGCATGAGAAGGCTCAGGCGTATTGGATGGGAAAGGACTCGGATCAACCACTCCCGGAAGTACTCTTTGAGGGCACCCTGCGAGTGGAGGAGATCATGCCGTTCAGAGATACCGGCAGTGACATTAGTGGGGCGGGAATATCCGCAAAACCGAATCCTGAGGCCATACTAGAATAG